The Candidatus Fusobacterium pullicola nucleotide sequence GATACTCTTTATATTGGATTTGATTCAGAAAGTAGTTTTTGTAAAGAACAGATGGAAACAACTATGTATAATGATGTTTTTGTAGATGTTCTAAGAAGATTGATTGATCCAAAATTAAAGGTAAAATATATCACTATTGGAAAGAAAAAAGAGAGTGATAAGGATAGTGGAGATTTTACAAAAAAAATTGTTGATTTCTTTGGTGGAGAAATTATGGTATAATAGGGAGGAAAAATGTTTTTAATAAGTAGTACATTATCAGTAGTTCTTCTATTTATTATTTCACTTCTTATGCCGGTAATGAGTTTTACTCTTCCTATCTATAAAATAAAGAAGATGAAGAGATTTACATCGAAAGAAAAAATAATAGTCAATATAGTGGCAATGCTATTAATAGCTTTGATTAATCCATGGTTATTATTATTTTATATAGGTTTTTTTGTAGTTATAGAGGGATTGTATAAATATTTTATTTATAAAGGTGATAAGGTTAAGAAATTTGATAGAATAATAATTATTTCATTATTAGTAACAGTTATAATGGGGGGATTGTTATTTTTATTAAAAGATGATATAAATAATAATATGGGACTTCTCATGGAGATATATGAAAAGAATTTTCAAATAAGTAGAAGTGAAAGTTTAGAGATCTTCAATATGATAAAGGATAGTTCAATATATTATATATTTATCTATTCTATTTTAACTGTTTTTATGATGTATGTATCTTTAGATATAAAGGATTATTCAAAATGGAAAATATCTTTTGAATGGTTATTACTATATGTGATAGGATATTTCATAATACATCTATTTAAGATAGATAACTTTTATATTAATAACATATTTGATATAGGGGAGTGTATTTTTGTATTTTTTGGAATAAAAACACTATATTCAATGTTTAGTAAAAAAATAAAATATAAAGGACTTTCAAATATGTTAGCTGTAACAGTAGCTTTATTATTTCCTTACGGAACTTTTTTGATAGGGGTTTTGGGAGGATTTAAGATAGATAAAAATAAACTTGAAAAATAATTGGAGGATAGAAAAATGGCAAAAATACAAGTAATACTTACACAAGATGTAGCTGGACAAGGAAGAAAAGGGGATATAGTAACAGTTGCTGACGGTTATGCACATAATTTTTTAATAAAAAATAATAAAGGAATTATTGCAACTCCTGAAGAGCTAAAAAAAATAGAAAATAAAAAGAAAAAAGAAGCTAAAAAACAAGAAGAGGAAAAAATAAAATCTCAAGAGTTAAAGAAAGTATTAGAAGCTAAAAAAGTTGAGATAGCTGTAAAAACTGGAGAGAATGGAAAACTATTTGGAGCTATCACTAATAAAGAGGTAGCAGTAGCTCTTGAAGAAACATTTGGAGTAAAAATAGACAGAAAAAAAATAGAGTGTAATATAAAGAGCTTAGGAGAGCATGTTGCAGTTATAAAACTTCATACAGATGTTAAAGCTGAGGTAAAGATAATAGCTAAAGCTCAATAATTGAGGAGTAAAAATGCTAGACGTAGAAAATTTAAAAAAAGTTCCAAGTAGTATAGAGGCAGAAAAATCGGTTTTAGGGGGAATATTTTTAAAGCCGGATATATTTGGTGATATAGTAGAGATACTACATCCTAATGACTTCTATAAAAATGGACATAAACTTATTTATGAGGCAATGAGGGATATCTATAACAGTGGTATAGGAATAGATCCAATTGTTGTAGTAAATAAGTTAAAAAAGAATGAAAAGTTTGATGAGTTAGTAGGAGAGCAGCTGTTATTTGATATAATTTCAGATGTACCTACTGCAGCTAATATACTAGA carries:
- the rplI gene encoding 50S ribosomal protein L9; the protein is MAKIQVILTQDVAGQGRKGDIVTVADGYAHNFLIKNNKGIIATPEELKKIENKKKKEAKKQEEEKIKSQELKKVLEAKKVEIAVKTGENGKLFGAITNKEVAVALEETFGVKIDRKKIECNIKSLGEHVAVIKLHTDVKAEVKIIAKAQ